In Platichthys flesus chromosome 6, fPlaFle2.1, whole genome shotgun sequence, the genomic stretch CCTTGTTCCCAATGTACCGTCCGTCACAACCTTGGATCCACTTGCTCACGTGCACTCAAACAACATGATGACACCATAATCCCGCATACGAATAATTCTCAATGCAAACCCAATCTAATAATTAGTGCTTACAGCAAAAGGAAcaaaggagctgcagcagacgACCCCGCCTCCCTCCCCGTGCTGAACAAAAAGTCTAAACCCTCCAAAGTGCACAGAACAACACGCGCATCGACTCAAAGTGACAAAGAAAATCACTGTAACATGTGTGTCACCAACCTTTTCAACCCTTTTTTCCCGTTGCAGTGAAATGAGGAAACGCTGCAGATGGGCTCGCACTCGACTCTGAGAAGAAGGCACGTCAAACTGTCTGTTAAAGCGCCGTACGCGTTCACGATGATCACAATGCTCGGCCCCGGGGCTGAGACACCACAGCGCGTGCGCGAACCAGAGCGACACTGACGTCGAATCTTAAAAGTAAGTCAactacaaacaaatcaaactgcaCAACTGCTGCGCTCAGTCCGACTTTAACACTCAGTACTTATGCTATTTGTTACTTCAGAGTGATCAACATTACACAACGCTGGACTGGTAATTTGTCTAAGtacaatctttatttttcacttttagtttCATTATTATTGCGATTTCTTGATGCGTCACTGCAGCAGCATAAACATAGGGTCAGCTGATCTGCTGGAGGTTGAGTTTAAAACCCTGCGACACACTTGCTGCTGCCACACACTGACGATGAAGGCGTAAGTTCACTCACTGATACTGAATTTACAGGTCATTTGTCAACtagtttttctctttgtgaaGAACCATCCTTGTAACCAACTTGTCATGCATTGATTTctgttaatataaatattaaatccacaggtcagaggtcatggggCCCCACCGGGCTGAAGCCGGCTCCGTCCTCTCTGTGATCAAACCCACCAGACACTTCATATGGATTTCAATGTGTCACCTGTTCATCTTGACTCAGATGTCTGCCTCCTTGTTCGTGTCTACTGCTGTGTTCATCCGCTCGGACGACTTCTTCATCAGCCCCTTTCGAATGTGTCTAACACACGAAGACGGTGAAGTGCGCCTCTCTCCTTTGTGTGGAGCTGAGATTGAGATAACCATTAACCCCCTCTTAGCAGTGGTTATCTTGGGTTTGTTAATTCCTGTGGTGCTGGTGCCCTTTTCCCTGTTGGCCGTTATGTTCGCGGCCTACACCAAGGACGGATCCCTGCTGTGGGTTAGCGTGCTCTGTCAGGCTGCGTCAAGCCTCCTCATGCTGACCGGCATCATCGGGTTTTTGTTCCTCAATCTGCCGTTTCTGGCCTGGGAAAACATGACCATCTGGTTTCACAACTGTGTGGCCGTGCAGGTCGAGCTGGTGATCACCACTGTGCTGACCCATGTGTTGAGGAGGAGGCTATAGTCCGACTGGTCTGACTGGAAGTAGTCGCATCCAAACTGTCCCTGCTTCAGCTTTACCTAAGTGTGCATGaagattgaaaaaaaaggaCGTGATTTTCATCTGTGAAAATCAGaaggaaaaaatgaataatcaaCCCACCAACCAACAAGCAAATTTGAGTGGAACTATTATCATAACATTATTGTTCGACCTTagttgcaacatgcaacttcaccactggATGTCACTAAGTTcaacacactgaacatttaagCTAATGAAAACCAAAGCAGTTATGACTTATTAATTATGAATCGTTGAATTCCATTTTtgttaaatctgtgttttcgaTTTCCCTCATACAATGACTGTGCAGTATTGTGGTcagtatatttcattttcacattgttcAGTGCTTTGTTTATGGAAACCTCAGAATATTTCAGCTTTGATTTCTCAACTTAACATCTGCAGTGATTTATTGTGACATTAACACGGATgaaaaaaagttgaagaaatgctgaatttgaatatgaataagTAGAAGTTCTAGTGACACTAAATACTCAGGGATGCTGCGTTTATATCATAATCTGTGCTTAATAAACATCTTTTactgaattgaaaaaaaaaaaaaagagctgaatGTGTTTGTAAGGTCAAGTTTTCACGTTGCCAACTGAGTTTTCATCCCCACCGACGCAACATCGTTGATCTCAGACCAGTGGAGACGGGCCCTTCAGAGCCGTCAGGCCCCCGGAGCAGCCCGGGATGCACATGCAGCAGAGGGGGAGCTCTGCAAGTGAGGATGGCACTGAGGTGACAGACACCAGTCCTAGGAGGCATCCCAGCCACCATACCCTTCCTCACA encodes the following:
- the LOC133955014 gene encoding uncharacterized protein LOC133955014 isoform X1, translated to MRHCSSINIGSADLLEVEFKTLRHTCCCHTLTMKASEVMGPHRAEAGSVLSVIKPTRHFIWISMCHLFILTQMSASLFVSTAVFIRSDDFFISPFRMCLTHEDGEVRLSPLCGAEIEITINPLLAVVILGLLIPVVLVPFSLLAVMFAAYTKDGSLLWVSVLCQAASSLLMLTGIIGFLFLNLPFLAWENMTIWFHNCVAVQVELVITTVLTHVLRRRL
- the LOC133955014 gene encoding uncharacterized protein LOC133955014 isoform X2; this translates as MGPHRAEAGSVLSVIKPTRHFIWISMCHLFILTQMSASLFVSTAVFIRSDDFFISPFRMCLTHEDGEVRLSPLCGAEIEITINPLLAVVILGLLIPVVLVPFSLLAVMFAAYTKDGSLLWVSVLCQAASSLLMLTGIIGFLFLNLPFLAWENMTIWFHNCVAVQVELVITTVLTHVLRRRL